Proteins from one Desulfovibrio intestinalis genomic window:
- a CDS encoding outer membrane protein, translating into MFKRVFLATLLSLALSVSAFAADNGFYMGLKFIDSIQSTGDISRGGEANTVDINSYSQNTIGGGAFVGFDFFPMYQVPVRAEIEYAIRTNSETEWDSKYDRDATLKGQWNLQTLFLNAYWDFRNDTAFTPYIGAGVGMGFIQSKYKAEIAGFGSDSFTETNTVFAWNAGAGVAYAITDNLSADLAYRFVGLGYHENEKTVDNEKFKVGMAPYANEFSLGIRYTF; encoded by the coding sequence ATGTTTAAACGCGTTTTTCTCGCCACGTTGTTGTCATTGGCGCTTTCTGTTTCTGCCTTTGCGGCAGATAATGGCTTCTATATGGGCCTGAAATTTATTGATTCCATCCAGAGCACGGGCGATATTTCCAGGGGGGGAGAAGCCAACACTGTCGATATAAACAGTTACTCGCAGAACACCATTGGTGGTGGAGCTTTTGTCGGATTTGACTTTTTCCCCATGTATCAAGTTCCAGTTCGCGCTGAAATTGAGTACGCCATTCGCACCAATAGCGAGACTGAATGGGACTCCAAGTACGATCGTGATGCTACTCTCAAGGGGCAGTGGAACCTGCAGACCCTGTTCTTGAATGCGTACTGGGATTTCCGTAATGATACGGCCTTCACGCCGTATATTGGAGCTGGTGTTGGCATGGGCTTCATTCAGAGCAAATACAAGGCGGAAATCGCAGGTTTCGGTAGCGATAGCTTTACCGAAACAAACACTGTCTTTGCCTGGAACGCAGGCGCGGGCGTAGCCTATGCCATTACCGACAACCTGTCCGCTGACCTGGCGTACCGTTTCGTGGGCCTTGGCTATCATGAAAATGAAAAGACCGTGGACAATGAAAAGTTCAAGGTCGGCATGGCCCCGTATGCCAATGAATTCAGCCTGGGCATTCGTTACACGTTCTAA
- a CDS encoding HU family DNA-binding protein: MTKAELVEKIHAKAGLPTKAKAEEALDAVVASLREALASGESVTFTGFGSFKVVERAARKGRNPRTGKEITIPASKVAKFTPGKGLKDAIK; encoded by the coding sequence ATGACTAAAGCTGAGCTCGTTGAAAAAATCCATGCCAAAGCCGGCCTGCCCACCAAGGCCAAGGCTGAAGAAGCCCTTGACGCCGTTGTGGCCTCCCTGCGTGAAGCCCTGGCCTCTGGCGAATCCGTAACCTTCACCGGTTTCGGTAGCTTCAAGGTTGTGGAACGCGCCGCCCGCAAGGGTCGCAACCCCCGCACTGGCAAGGAAATCACCATTCCGGCCAGCAAGGTTGCCAAATTCACGCCCGGCAAGGGCCTGAAGGACGCCATCAAATAA
- the murI gene encoding glutamate racemase, with the protein MNSNSRLPIGLFDSGMGGLTVLKALAQRLPGEDLLYLGDTARLPYGTKGRDTIIRYTLKAAQKLVDMGVKMLVVACNTATAAALPVLREHFAPLPVLGVVEPGAQAAAAASRNGRIVVLATEATINGGAYQQAIAHIRPEATVLVRACNLFVPLAEEGWMNGPIVEGIARRYLEGFFDAPEGENQGTDATLPDTMLLGCTHYPLLQGALREVVGPEVNIVDSAATTAEFVAEELARLHLLHPEDQLADNATKKDRHGKSLFLTTDHVARFIRTGSLFLGRDMADGEVTLVDL; encoded by the coding sequence ATGAATTCGAATTCCCGGCTGCCCATTGGCCTTTTCGATTCCGGCATGGGCGGCCTCACCGTTCTCAAGGCTCTGGCGCAGCGTTTGCCCGGCGAAGACCTGCTCTATCTCGGCGACACAGCCCGGCTGCCCTACGGCACCAAGGGCCGCGACACCATTATTCGCTATACGCTCAAGGCCGCGCAAAAGCTGGTTGATATGGGCGTAAAAATGCTGGTAGTGGCCTGCAATACAGCTACGGCGGCAGCTTTGCCCGTTTTGCGCGAACACTTTGCCCCCCTGCCCGTTTTGGGAGTGGTGGAACCCGGCGCTCAGGCCGCAGCCGCTGCCAGCCGCAACGGACGCATTGTCGTGCTGGCCACAGAGGCCACCATTAACGGCGGAGCCTACCAGCAGGCCATTGCGCACATTCGCCCCGAAGCCACTGTGCTGGTACGCGCCTGCAACCTCTTTGTGCCCCTGGCCGAAGAAGGCTGGATGAACGGCCCCATTGTGGAAGGCATTGCCCGCCGCTACCTTGAAGGTTTTTTTGACGCGCCCGAAGGTGAAAATCAGGGGACTGACGCCACGCTGCCCGACACAATGCTGCTTGGCTGCACGCACTATCCCCTGCTTCAGGGAGCGTTGCGCGAGGTTGTAGGGCCGGAGGTAAACATTGTAGACTCCGCTGCGACCACTGCGGAATTTGTGGCTGAAGAACTGGCCCGTCTGCACCTGCTGCACCCCGAAGATCAGCTTGCCGACAATGCAACAAAAAAAGATCGTCACGGGAAAAGCCTTTTTTTGACAACAGACCACGTTGCCCGCTTTATCCGCACTGGCAGCCTGTTTTTGGGGCGGGACATGGCCGACGGCGAAGTAACTTTGGTAGATCTTTAA
- a CDS encoding sulfite exporter TauE/SafE family protein — MYFPTAGIECNPLLPFGVALGISFFTSMGGISGAFLLLPFHMSVLGYVNPSVSATNQFFNVLACPPGVWRYWREGRLVWPLTLTVAAGTLPGVFLGALIRINWLPDPSDFKIFAGLVLLYVGGRMAITTWKARRNKAENMHPQAATDKDSTCRQTAMSCCHVLEWNTRSLVFVFQEKEHRVSTHRLALLSLVVGLVGGIYGIGGGAIMAPFLVSFFALPVYAVAGATLFATFLTSVAGVSFYFMLAPFYPGMAVAPDWRMGILVGLGGMCGMYLGARCQKYVPATALKCLLAAILLFTAIRYLGQGF, encoded by the coding sequence ATGTATTTCCCCACTGCTGGCATTGAATGCAATCCTTTGCTTCCCTTTGGCGTGGCCCTGGGCATATCTTTTTTTACGTCTATGGGCGGCATCTCTGGCGCTTTTCTTCTGCTTCCCTTCCATATGAGCGTGCTGGGCTATGTGAACCCCAGCGTCAGTGCCACCAACCAGTTTTTTAACGTGCTGGCCTGTCCGCCCGGTGTCTGGCGCTACTGGCGCGAAGGCCGGCTGGTCTGGCCCCTGACGCTTACCGTGGCCGCAGGCACATTGCCGGGGGTTTTTCTGGGGGCACTTATTCGCATCAACTGGCTGCCCGACCCGTCAGACTTTAAAATTTTCGCTGGCCTTGTGCTACTGTATGTTGGCGGCCGCATGGCAATCACCACATGGAAAGCCCGGCGCAACAAGGCCGAAAACATGCACCCTCAAGCCGCTACGGATAAAGATTCCACTTGCCGTCAGACTGCTATGAGCTGCTGCCATGTGTTGGAGTGGAACACACGATCTCTGGTTTTTGTTTTTCAGGAAAAAGAGCACAGGGTTTCAACCCACCGACTGGCGCTGCTCAGCTTGGTTGTGGGCCTTGTTGGCGGCATTTACGGTATTGGCGGCGGCGCTATTATGGCGCCTTTTCTGGTTTCTTTTTTTGCGCTTCCGGTTTATGCCGTGGCCGGAGCAACGCTTTTTGCCACCTTTTTAACTTCGGTGGCGGGGGTAAGCTTTTATTTTATGCTGGCCCCCTTTTATCCCGGCATGGCCGTGGCCCCCGACTGGCGCATGGGCATACTGGTTGGGCTGGGCGGCATGTGCGGCATGTATTTGGGCGCACGTTGCCAGAAATATGTTCCCGCCACGGCATTAAAGTGCCTTTTGGCGGCCATTTTGCTCTTTACAGCCATACGGTATCTGGGCCAAGGTTTCTAG
- the hisH gene encoding imidazole glycerol phosphate synthase subunit HisH — MLAILDYKAGNQTSVRRALEHLDIPCVITADPATLERAEGIIFPGVGAAGQAMGALAEAGMDEALRQVVRRGQPLLGICLGCQILLQSSEENDTTTLGIVQGVSRRFEDNMLQEDGTPAPIPHMGWNSIEAVAPCVLLEGIEPAAAYYFVHSYYVDPDPSLVLATTTYGRTFCSLYGREGLWAAQFHPEKSGRPGLKLLRNFYDYCLNSREARHAQ; from the coding sequence ATGCTGGCCATTTTGGACTACAAGGCGGGCAATCAGACGAGCGTGCGCCGCGCTCTGGAGCATCTGGACATACCATGCGTCATAACTGCGGACCCCGCAACGCTCGAACGTGCCGAAGGAATTATCTTTCCCGGCGTGGGAGCGGCCGGGCAGGCTATGGGCGCTCTGGCAGAAGCCGGAATGGACGAAGCCCTGCGTCAGGTTGTGCGCAGGGGGCAACCTCTGCTTGGCATATGCCTTGGTTGTCAGATTTTGCTGCAAAGCAGTGAGGAAAACGACACCACCACCCTTGGCATCGTGCAAGGCGTCAGCCGCCGCTTTGAGGATAATATGCTTCAGGAGGACGGTACTCCCGCTCCAATTCCCCACATGGGCTGGAACAGCATTGAAGCCGTGGCTCCCTGTGTTCTGCTTGAGGGCATTGAACCCGCGGCGGCATACTACTTTGTTCACAGTTATTATGTTGATCCCGATCCTTCTCTTGTGCTGGCCACCACTACCTACGGGCGCACTTTTTGCTCGCTTTACGGGCGCGAAGGTCTTTGGGCCGCCCAGTTTCACCCGGAAAAAAGCGGAAGGCCCGGCCTGAAACTGCTGCGCAATTTTTATGATTACTGTCTGAACTCCCGGGAGGCGCGTCATGCTCAGTAA
- the hisF gene encoding imidazole glycerol phosphate synthase subunit HisF: MLSKRVIPCLDVRNGRLTKGVKFVGNEDIGDPVESARRYYEEGADEIVFYDITASAEARGIFLDVVERVAEQIFIPFSVGGGISSVADMRAVLLAGAEKVSINSAAVKDPHLISQGADAFGSQAVVVGMDVLAVPVSPEIPSGYEIVIHGGRKRMGLDAIAWARRCQELGAGELCVNSIDADGTKDGYELKLTRAIADAVSLPVIASGGAGEPRHMLEAVTTGGASAALIASIVHYGQYSIRQCKEYMAAHGAKMRLTW; this comes from the coding sequence ATGCTCAGTAAGCGGGTAATTCCCTGTCTGGATGTGCGCAATGGCCGCCTGACCAAGGGTGTCAAATTTGTGGGCAATGAAGACATCGGCGACCCTGTGGAAAGCGCCCGCCGTTATTATGAAGAAGGCGCGGACGAAATCGTCTTTTACGACATTACGGCTTCTGCCGAGGCCCGCGGCATTTTTCTTGATGTGGTCGAGCGCGTGGCAGAGCAGATATTCATTCCTTTTTCCGTAGGCGGCGGCATTTCCAGTGTGGCCGACATGCGCGCCGTATTGCTGGCAGGGGCCGAAAAGGTTTCTATCAATTCAGCGGCGGTGAAGGATCCCCACCTTATCAGCCAGGGGGCGGACGCCTTTGGTTCGCAGGCTGTGGTGGTGGGAATGGATGTGCTGGCCGTGCCTGTGAGCCCTGAAATTCCTTCCGGTTACGAGATCGTCATTCACGGCGGGCGCAAGCGCATGGGGCTGGACGCCATTGCCTGGGCGCGGCGTTGTCAGGAATTGGGCGCAGGCGAATTGTGCGTTAACTCCATCGATGCAGACGGCACCAAGGACGGCTACGAGCTCAAGCTTACCCGCGCCATTGCCGATGCCGTGTCCCTGCCCGTCATTGCTTCCGGCGGCGCTGGCGAACCCCGTCACATGCTTGAGGCCGTGACCACGGGCGGGGCTTCGGCGGCTCTTATTGCATCCATTGTGCACTACGGGCAGTATAGTATCCGCCAGTGCAAAGAATACATGGCCGCCCACGGGGCCAAGATGCGTCTGACCTGGTAG
- a CDS encoding PP-loop family protein: MDERNETINPASTVKAFAPESPLVSCSGMRPENLPEELTRVLRVLPPLVVALSGGIDSRFLCHAAQLCGCDVLAVHARGPHIPAGESAWALSWAQRRGLPLLVVDFDPLPLPEVANNSQERCYACKAGLLAAIGAALAQAGQPGRTLCDGSNADDLNAFRPGLRALKEAGVVSPLAQAGMSKAAIRAAARATGLDDPGQRARPCLLTRLAYGLEPQRETLVRLAAAEEDLAALMLPDLSPAGVAVMPDAASPAAAQCPDAKATKGGSGATHRPCTGQGRETTASALGDLRLRLTPRPVLQVENLPPEFAGKVEEILARHGFVDCELRVGQGISGFYDQQKG; this comes from the coding sequence ATGGATGAAAGGAATGAAACCATAAATCCGGCTTCCACGGTAAAGGCTTTTGCGCCGGAATCGCCGTTGGTTTCTTGCAGCGGAATGCGGCCCGAAAATCTGCCAGAGGAATTGACGCGCGTTCTGCGCGTTCTGCCGCCGCTGGTGGTTGCGCTTTCCGGCGGTATAGACAGCCGTTTTCTCTGTCATGCCGCTCAGCTGTGCGGTTGCGACGTGCTGGCTGTTCACGCTCGCGGGCCGCATATTCCGGCTGGCGAAAGCGCCTGGGCGCTTTCCTGGGCCCAGCGCCGTGGGCTGCCCTTGCTCGTGGTGGATTTTGATCCCCTGCCTCTGCCCGAAGTGGCCAACAACAGCCAGGAGCGCTGTTACGCCTGCAAGGCAGGGTTGCTGGCTGCCATTGGCGCGGCTCTGGCGCAGGCCGGGCAGCCGGGGCGTACCCTTTGCGATGGCAGTAACGCCGATGATCTTAATGCATTCCGCCCCGGATTGCGTGCGCTCAAAGAGGCGGGAGTGGTTTCGCCCCTTGCGCAGGCAGGCATGAGCAAGGCTGCCATTCGTGCTGCGGCCCGGGCCACGGGGCTGGACGATCCCGGGCAGCGCGCGCGCCCCTGCTTGCTTACCCGTTTGGCCTATGGGCTTGAGCCGCAAAGAGAAACACTGGTTCGTCTGGCTGCTGCCGAAGAGGACCTGGCAGCCTTGATGCTGCCTGACCTGTCCCCTGCTGGCGTGGCGGTAATGCCGGATGCCGCAAGCCCGGCTGCTGCACAGTGCCCGGACGCCAAAGCCACGAAAGGCGGAAGCGGTGCAACGCACAGGCCGTGTACGGGGCAGGGCAGGGAGACTACGGCCTCCGCATTGGGCGACCTGCGTTTGCGTCTCACGCCACGGCCAGTGCTTCAGGTGGAAAACCTGCCCCCAGAATTTGCGGGCAAGGTGGAAGAAATTCTTGCGCGGCACGGGTTCGTTGATTGCGAGCTGCGGGTGGGGCAGGGAATCAGCGGATTTTACGATCAACAGAAGGGTTGA
- a CDS encoding FmdB family zinc ribbon protein: MPIYEYQCPQCQHRFEEWVKSPSDQGEEPCPKCGTAAPRIMSQTSFVLKGGGWYVDDYGYRKGVKEEGSSSASSTPSEASAPSGAAETTSTPAKGAESAASSAAASSGAAKAPAAAPAPVAAPATPAPKASAAKPTS; encoded by the coding sequence ATGCCTATTTACGAATACCAATGTCCCCAGTGTCAGCATCGCTTTGAGGAGTGGGTGAAAAGCCCTTCCGATCAGGGCGAAGAACCCTGCCCCAAATGCGGAACAGCCGCGCCGCGCATCATGTCGCAAACCTCCTTTGTGCTCAAGGGCGGCGGCTGGTATGTTGACGACTACGGCTACCGCAAGGGAGTAAAGGAAGAAGGCTCGTCTTCCGCATCTTCCACACCTTCGGAGGCGTCCGCGCCGTCCGGCGCAGCTGAAACAACCTCCACGCCCGCCAAGGGTGCAGAGAGTGCCGCCAGCAGCGCCGCAGCATCTTCCGGGGCAGCAAAGGCACCCGCTGCCGCGCCCGCTCCGGTGGCCGCACCCGCAACCCCGGCCCCCAAGGCCAGCGCCGCCAAACCGACCTCATGA
- the purB gene encoding adenylosuccinate lyase: MIERYSRPEMGNIWTLENRYQAWLDVEVAVCRAWSEMGRIPAEAVKTISEKAAIDVDRILEIEEVTRHDVIAFLTSLEEKVGPDARYIHLGCTSSDIVDTANALLLVQAGELIIRDIRTLLQSIETLARKHKGLLCMGRTHGIHAEPTSFGLKMAGFYAEFSRHLVRVEAGLESVRVGKISGAVGTYAFLSPELEQRALAHLGLGVDPHSTQIIQRDRYAHFFTSLAILGGGIERLCVELRHLQRTEVLEVEEGFAKGQKGSSAMPHKKNPISAENMTGLSRLLRTNALAALENQALWHERDISHSSVERVIMPDSTILADYILSRLTRLLDGLVVKPERMRENMDRSFGLYFSQRVLTALIATEMPRQQAYEAVQRLAMQSWETRVPFPDLVRGDADMHSRLGEAALNELFDPSYYLQHEDEIFARVFDNKPVQG; the protein is encoded by the coding sequence ATGATAGAACGTTACTCCCGCCCGGAAATGGGCAACATCTGGACATTGGAAAACCGCTATCAGGCATGGCTTGACGTTGAAGTTGCCGTGTGCCGGGCCTGGAGCGAAATGGGCCGCATTCCCGCTGAGGCCGTGAAGACCATCAGCGAAAAAGCCGCCATCGACGTTGATCGCATTCTTGAAATTGAAGAAGTGACCCGTCATGACGTCATCGCCTTCTTGACCTCGCTTGAAGAAAAAGTCGGGCCGGACGCGCGCTACATTCACCTGGGCTGCACCTCGTCCGACATTGTCGACACAGCCAACGCCCTTTTGCTGGTGCAGGCGGGCGAACTTATCATCCGTGACATCCGCACGCTTCTGCAAAGCATTGAAACCCTGGCGCGCAAGCACAAGGGTTTGTTGTGCATGGGCCGCACCCACGGCATCCATGCCGAACCCACCAGCTTTGGCCTCAAAATGGCCGGGTTTTACGCCGAGTTTTCGCGTCATCTGGTGCGGGTTGAAGCCGGGCTTGAGAGCGTGCGTGTGGGCAAAATTTCCGGCGCAGTGGGCACCTACGCCTTTTTGTCGCCCGAGCTGGAACAGCGCGCCCTGGCCCATCTGGGTCTTGGCGTTGATCCGCATTCCACCCAGATCATTCAGCGCGACCGCTATGCGCACTTCTTCACTTCGCTGGCCATTCTTGGCGGCGGCATAGAACGCCTCTGCGTGGAACTGCGCCATTTGCAGCGCACCGAAGTGCTGGAAGTGGAAGAAGGTTTTGCCAAGGGCCAGAAAGGCTCCTCGGCCATGCCGCACAAAAAGAATCCCATTTCTGCCGAAAACATGACCGGGCTTTCACGCCTGCTGCGCACCAATGCCTTGGCAGCGCTTGAAAATCAGGCTCTCTGGCACGAACGCGACATCAGCCATTCTTCGGTGGAGCGCGTCATCATGCCCGACTCCACAATTCTGGCAGACTACATCCTGAGCCGCCTCACCCGCCTTCTGGACGGGCTGGTGGTCAAGCCCGAGCGTATGCGCGAAAATATGGACCGTTCTTTTGGACTGTATTTTTCGCAGCGTGTGCTCACGGCCCTTATTGCTACCGAAATGCCGCGCCAGCAGGCGTACGAAGCCGTGCAGCGCCTTGCCATGCAGAGCTGGGAAACCCGCGTGCCCTTCCCCGATCTTGTGCGCGGCGATGCTGACATGCATTCCCGCCTGGGTGAAGCAGCCCTGAATGAGCTTTTTGATCCTTCCTACTACCTGCAGCACGAGGACGAAATTTTCGCCCGCGTGTTCGACAACAAGCCTGTACAGGGCTAG
- the pyrE gene encoding orotate phosphoribosyltransferase gives MMELKRRLARLLVEKSYREGDFVLASGRRSDYYFDCRVTALHAEGSWLIGTLFNHMLKDLDIKGVGGMTLGADPLVSSTTVISHEQGRPLNGLLVRKEAKGHGTGQYVEGLGNFEAGDRVAMLEDVVTTGGSLLKACHRITDAELNIVAVCAILDREEGGREKLREAGYELLALFTRAELVALAR, from the coding sequence ATGATGGAACTCAAGCGCCGTCTGGCGCGCCTGCTGGTGGAAAAATCTTATCGGGAAGGCGATTTTGTGCTGGCCTCGGGCCGCCGAAGCGATTATTATTTCGACTGTCGTGTCACGGCCTTGCATGCCGAAGGTTCGTGGCTGATCGGCACGTTGTTCAATCATATGCTCAAAGACCTTGATATCAAGGGCGTGGGCGGCATGACCCTGGGTGCGGACCCTCTGGTTTCCTCCACAACGGTCATTTCGCATGAGCAAGGCAGACCCTTGAACGGGCTGCTGGTGCGCAAGGAGGCCAAGGGCCACGGCACCGGACAGTATGTTGAGGGACTTGGCAATTTTGAGGCTGGCGACCGTGTCGCCATGCTGGAAGATGTGGTCACCACGGGCGGTTCGCTGCTCAAGGCTTGTCATAGAATAACCGATGCGGAACTGAACATTGTTGCCGTGTGCGCTATTCTGGACAGGGAAGAAGGTGGCCGTGAAAAGCTCCGTGAGGCGGGATATGAACTGCTTGCCCTCTTCACCCGCGCGGAACTGGTGGCCCTTGCGCGCTGA
- a CDS encoding L,D-transpeptidase family protein gives MNCLPSSPARNWWPLRADPANMVGSATACLAVVFRCFRIAFLPALRGLTGILALLLCALAPLAVSAAEWQPSLYNEGLPSHLVAVDKNRQTFMFFEKKSPLKLRFSYPCTTGQLPGDKQVLNDLRTPEGIYFVEYKIANGLDFKEYGGIAYTLNYPNPVDKLRGKTGHGIWIHSKGFGIEPLSTRGCVAIGLKEIDEVGPSLVPGTAVVLAEKLDENTILQADSNSARELRRLMQAWSNAWAARSDKMFEFYDPESYTKAMSESFAAFKLNKERLFKVLGFIKIYNRKIHVLEGPGYWVTWSEQFYAASNLSTEGVRRLYWQRGKDKKFRIVGMEWTPRDLGMRAAYQRGQLVAEAPLQVASDADSEAPLPPRLDMPEAAADVADASTATAASADSGKLTEKAAAEAAAPGKSVALSDPLVPRRLNAPPPAEVNWGARPAMEDSARQAAEQRAADEQAARQKAEEERVAQQQAAEARAAEERALAEKAAAARAAAEKAAQEAEAQRLAAQQAAEKLEAERLAAEKLAQEKLAADKLAQEKLAADKLAAEQLVAQRAAQEQEAQKLAALAAQDLSLTPEVRAQLHQALSGWGAALASRSPSLAEFYDHARYNREPGTPRGQSYNTAWRELEKHLGAPWLRYISRKPVLEVQDKLAVTHSEELIASPSGISEGVRTLWWRRGDDGDLRIVAAQFKPQELGLAADYLDQVSGAVSEALEGWRRAWEGGRLDEYIDYYASNAVQQGRWSAKNIRNQKELLWSRVKPTLVQLSGLRLVVDKQGIRADMNQTYADSSGNSDRGTKTLLLQYDGKQWRIAREDWAATPATPSAPGGQTDMAQARAASQGARP, from the coding sequence ATGAACTGCTTGCCCTCTTCACCCGCGCGGAACTGGTGGCCCTTGCGCGCTGACCCTGCCAACATGGTGGGCAGCGCTACAGCTTGCCTGGCTGTCGTGTTTCGCTGTTTCCGAATCGCCTTCCTGCCCGCCTTGCGCGGGCTTACAGGTATCTTGGCGCTGCTTTTGTGCGCCCTTGCGCCCTTGGCCGTCAGCGCCGCCGAATGGCAGCCTTCGTTGTATAATGAAGGCTTGCCTTCGCATCTGGTGGCTGTGGACAAGAACCGCCAGACCTTCATGTTTTTCGAAAAGAAAAGCCCTCTCAAACTCCGTTTCAGTTATCCCTGCACCACAGGACAATTGCCCGGCGACAAACAGGTTCTCAACGACCTGCGCACCCCGGAAGGCATTTATTTTGTGGAATACAAGATCGCTAACGGGCTGGATTTCAAAGAGTACGGCGGCATAGCCTACACGCTCAACTACCCCAACCCTGTCGACAAGCTCCGCGGCAAAACAGGCCATGGCATCTGGATTCACAGCAAGGGATTCGGCATTGAGCCCCTTTCCACGCGTGGTTGCGTTGCCATCGGCCTCAAGGAAATCGACGAGGTGGGGCCAAGCCTCGTACCCGGCACGGCGGTAGTGCTGGCGGAAAAGCTGGACGAGAACACCATTCTGCAGGCTGACAGCAATTCGGCCCGGGAGCTGCGGCGGCTTATGCAGGCGTGGAGCAACGCCTGGGCTGCGCGCTCGGACAAGATGTTCGAGTTTTATGACCCCGAATCCTACACCAAGGCCATGTCTGAAAGCTTTGCCGCTTTCAAGCTCAACAAGGAGCGGCTGTTCAAGGTTCTCGGCTTTATTAAAATTTACAACCGCAAAATCCACGTGCTCGAAGGCCCCGGCTATTGGGTGACCTGGTCCGAGCAGTTTTACGCGGCTTCCAACCTTTCCACCGAAGGCGTGCGCCGTCTCTACTGGCAGCGCGGCAAAGACAAAAAATTTCGTATAGTCGGCATGGAGTGGACCCCCCGCGATCTCGGCATGCGCGCCGCGTACCAGCGTGGTCAGCTTGTGGCGGAGGCTCCCCTGCAGGTGGCATCGGACGCTGATTCCGAAGCGCCGCTGCCGCCGCGTCTGGATATGCCGGAAGCCGCTGCTGATGTGGCCGACGCTTCCACGGCAACTGCGGCCTCTGCGGACAGCGGCAAGCTGACCGAAAAGGCCGCGGCTGAAGCAGCAGCACCGGGTAAATCCGTGGCGTTGAGCGATCCTCTTGTGCCGCGCCGCCTGAACGCCCCGCCTCCGGCGGAGGTGAACTGGGGTGCGCGTCCGGCTATGGAAGACTCTGCCAGACAAGCCGCCGAACAGCGCGCGGCTGATGAACAGGCCGCCCGCCAGAAGGCTGAAGAAGAACGCGTTGCCCAGCAGCAGGCCGCCGAGGCCCGTGCGGCTGAAGAGCGCGCGCTTGCTGAAAAAGCCGCTGCTGCCCGCGCTGCCGCCGAAAAGGCCGCTCAGGAAGCGGAAGCCCAACGCCTTGCGGCGCAGCAGGCTGCCGAAAAGCTAGAGGCCGAAAGGCTCGCAGCAGAAAAGCTTGCGCAGGAAAAACTTGCTGCTGACAAGTTGGCGCAAGAAAAGCTTGCTGCCGACAAACTGGCAGCGGAACAGCTTGTGGCGCAACGTGCCGCTCAGGAGCAGGAAGCACAAAAGCTTGCCGCCCTTGCCGCGCAGGATTTGAGCCTGACGCCAGAGGTACGGGCGCAGTTGCATCAGGCCCTGAGTGGATGGGGCGCGGCCCTGGCTTCGCGTTCGCCCTCCCTGGCTGAATTTTACGACCATGCCCGGTATAACCGGGAGCCCGGCACCCCGCGCGGTCAATCGTACAATACCGCCTGGCGCGAACTTGAGAAGCATCTTGGCGCGCCCTGGTTGCGCTATATCAGCCGCAAGCCCGTACTTGAGGTGCAGGACAAGCTGGCCGTCACCCATAGTGAAGAGCTTATAGCCAGTCCCAGCGGCATCAGCGAGGGCGTGCGCACGCTCTGGTGGCGCAGAGGCGACGACGGCGACCTGCGGATTGTGGCTGCCCAATTCAAGCCTCAGGAGCTTGGTCTGGCTGCCGACTACCTCGATCAGGTCAGCGGCGCTGTAAGTGAGGCCCTTGAAGGTTGGCGGCGCGCCTGGGAAGGCGGCCGGCTGGACGAGTATATAGATTACTACGCCAGCAATGCCGTGCAACAGGGCCGTTGGAGCGCCAAAAATATCCGTAATCAGAAAGAACTTCTGTGGAGCCGCGTCAAGCCCACGCTCGTGCAGCTTTCAGGCCTGCGGCTTGTGGTGGACAAGCAGGGTATTCGCGCTGACATGAACCAGACGTATGCCGACAGTTCGGGCAACAGCGACCGGGGCACCAAGACCCTGTTGCTCCAGTATGACGGCAAGCAGTGGCGCATTGCGCGTGAAGACTGGGCTGCTACACCAGCGACTCCCTCTGCTCCCGGCGGCCAGACTGACATGGCTCAGGCCCGTGCCGCCAGCCAAGGGGCCAGACCTTGA